The Halomicronema hongdechloris C2206 genome includes a window with the following:
- a CDS encoding YqeG family HAD IIIA-type phosphatase, with protein sequence MTWGKLLQPDLVLGDSVIGLTPDIIHHHGLRGLVLDVDETLVPVRCPQADQAVRTWCEQMKPLVSLWLVSNNLNESRIRRIAQSVDVPYIMGARKPSRRKLRRAIGAMDLPIQQIAMVGDRLFTDVLAGNRMGLFTILVDPMISPGEVARYSWVRAFEVWLSQKLGVSLQTFSS encoded by the coding sequence ATGACCTGGGGTAAGCTCTTACAGCCCGATCTTGTGCTGGGGGATTCTGTTATCGGGCTAACCCCAGACATCATCCATCACCATGGATTGCGAGGGTTAGTGCTAGATGTCGACGAAACCCTGGTCCCCGTACGTTGTCCCCAGGCAGACCAAGCCGTACGAACCTGGTGTGAGCAGATGAAACCCTTAGTCTCCCTATGGTTGGTCAGCAACAACTTGAATGAAAGCCGTATTCGTCGCATTGCCCAGTCAGTGGATGTGCCCTACATCATGGGAGCCCGCAAGCCTTCCCGACGAAAACTGCGGCGAGCTATTGGCGCCATGGATCTGCCGATTCAACAGATAGCCATGGTTGGTGATCGCCTCTTTACCGATGTCCTGGCAGGCAATCGCATGGGTCTGTTCACCATCCTGGTGGACCCCATGATCAGTCCTGGGGAAGTGGCCAGATATTCTTGGGTGCGGGCCTTCGAGGTGTGGTTATCCCAAAAATTGGGCGTGTCCCTACAGACATTCTCCTCTTGA